The following are encoded together in the Ignatzschineria indica genome:
- the moaC gene encoding cyclic pyranopterin monophosphate synthase MoaC — protein sequence MEKLTHLNADGEAHMVDVSDKAITKRRAITSGMITMNQEAFSALVEERVTKGNVLGVARIAAIQAAKRTADLIPLCHPLPLTKVNVEFNLMPEKKSVIATVEVVTNGVTGVEMEALTATSVALLTIYDMLKAIDKRMVISDIALDRKTGGKSGDFIR from the coding sequence GTGGAGAAGCTGACCCACCTTAATGCCGATGGTGAGGCGCATATGGTGGATGTGAGCGATAAAGCGATCACAAAACGCCGGGCGATTACAAGTGGCATGATTACTATGAATCAAGAGGCATTTTCTGCTTTGGTCGAGGAGCGCGTTACGAAGGGGAATGTCTTGGGAGTTGCCCGAATTGCGGCGATTCAAGCGGCAAAACGAACGGCCGATCTTATTCCGCTTTGCCATCCTCTTCCCCTGACAAAGGTGAATGTGGAGTTTAACCTCATGCCGGAGAAAAAGAGCGTTATTGCGACGGTAGAAGTGGTCACAAATGGCGTTACCGGTGTTGAGATGGAGGCTTTAACGGCAACATCTGTTGCGTTACTGACCATTTATGATATGTTAAAGGCCATTGATAAACGAATGGTGATCTCCGATATTGCCCTTGATCGAAAAACAGGTGGCAAGAGTGGTGACTTTATTCGTTAG
- the plsX gene encoding phosphate acyltransferase PlsX — protein sequence MIKSNQVPVKLAVDMMSGDNGAPEYIPAVVSALNAHDNLSVLAVGKEDVLQPLLADQPHFKSGRITIVSATEVVEMDDAPQSALRNKKDSSMRVAINCVKAGEADVAMSAGNTGALLATAKFVLKTLPGIMRPAICTSIPSLRERGYVHLLDLGANVDVTPEHLYQFAVMGSLLSSVVSGDPAPKVSLMNIGTEAMKGNELVRGTVPLMEGSDLNYIGFTEPDGIFFDDVDVIVSDGFTGNIALKTLEGTVKMIVQQLGNSFKKNLLTKCAAVVSMPVLKDLKNRMDPRKHNGASLLGLRGIVVKSHGNADRISFQNAIEISVKLVEQQIIDKMRKQFETAENQQSNE from the coding sequence GTGATTAAGAGCAATCAAGTGCCTGTAAAGCTCGCAGTAGACATGATGAGTGGTGACAATGGCGCACCAGAGTATATCCCCGCAGTTGTGAGTGCGTTAAATGCACATGATAATCTTTCTGTCCTTGCTGTCGGAAAAGAGGATGTTTTACAGCCCCTTTTAGCTGATCAGCCCCACTTTAAATCAGGCCGAATCACTATTGTGTCGGCAACAGAAGTAGTGGAGATGGATGATGCACCCCAAAGTGCGCTTCGTAATAAGAAGGATTCATCGATGCGTGTTGCCATCAATTGCGTTAAAGCAGGCGAGGCCGATGTTGCAATGTCTGCCGGAAATACTGGGGCGCTCTTAGCAACGGCAAAATTTGTCTTAAAGACACTTCCTGGCATCATGCGCCCGGCAATTTGTACTTCGATCCCCTCACTTCGTGAGCGTGGTTATGTGCATCTTTTAGATCTCGGTGCGAATGTGGATGTAACCCCTGAGCATCTCTACCAATTTGCGGTGATGGGTTCACTCCTCTCTTCAGTGGTCAGTGGCGATCCGGCGCCGAAAGTCTCTTTAATGAATATTGGGACGGAAGCGATGAAGGGGAATGAGTTAGTGCGAGGAACGGTTCCGCTAATGGAGGGATCAGATCTTAACTATATCGGCTTTACAGAGCCCGATGGGATCTTCTTTGATGATGTTGATGTGATTGTTTCTGATGGTTTTACCGGCAATATTGCACTAAAAACATTGGAAGGGACAGTGAAGATGATTGTCCAGCAGCTAGGAAACTCCTTTAAGAAGAATCTTCTTACAAAATGTGCGGCAGTTGTCTCAATGCCGGTTTTAAAAGATCTTAAAAATAGAATGGATCCTCGTAAACATAATGGTGCAAGTCTCTTAGGTTTACGCGGAATTGTTGTAAAATCACATGGGAATGCAGATCGTATCTCTTTTCAAAATGCGATAGAGATATCTGTTAAGCTTGTAGAGCAACAAATAATTGATAAGATGAGAAAACAATTTGAAACTGCGGAGAATCAGCAGTCAAACGAATAG
- a CDS encoding YceD family protein, producing the protein MNYSTLTIWQAIDQRLVVENVQLPKKLFPRLEEAVEKVNGDIVVSFEAGLDESQHKCIVGHAFVNVDVECQRCLEPFPIDLDVDFRWLPVKSEYEAELVGDDADVIIIEDVDIISFLYHLEDELLMALPIIPYHADDEPCEGREFLKNQELPEEEEKKNPFAVLSDLLD; encoded by the coding sequence TTGAATTACTCTACATTAACCATATGGCAGGCCATTGATCAACGTCTCGTTGTTGAAAATGTTCAATTACCGAAAAAACTCTTTCCCCGATTAGAGGAAGCGGTTGAAAAGGTCAATGGTGATATTGTTGTGTCTTTTGAGGCGGGCCTCGATGAGAGTCAGCATAAGTGCATTGTTGGACATGCGTTCGTCAATGTCGATGTTGAATGTCAACGTTGCCTTGAGCCGTTCCCGATTGATCTGGATGTCGATTTTCGATGGCTTCCTGTCAAAAGCGAATATGAAGCAGAGCTAGTAGGGGATGATGCTGATGTCATTATTATTGAAGATGTCGATATCATTAGCTTCTTATATCATCTTGAAGATGAGTTATTGATGGCATTGCCGATCATACCTTACCATGCAGATGATGAGCCTTGCGAAGGACGTGAGTTTTTAAAGAATCAAGAGCTGCCAGAAGAAGAGGAGAAGAAGAATCCTTTTGCTGTTCTGTCAGATCTATTGGATTAG
- the rpmF gene encoding 50S ribosomal protein L32, which produces MAVQKSKVTRSKRGMRRAHDFLTSRPVSIDKTSGEMHLRHHVTADGFYRGRKVITKNEQVVDQE; this is translated from the coding sequence ATGGCTGTACAAAAATCGAAGGTAACTCGTTCAAAAAGAGGAATGCGTCGTGCGCATGATTTCTTAACTTCACGCCCAGTAAGCATCGATAAGACTTCAGGAGAGATGCATTTACGTCACCACGTAACTGCTGATGGTTTCTATCGTGGCCGTAAAGTTATCACTAAAAACGAACAAGTTGTCGATCAAGAATAA